Proteins from a genomic interval of Flammeovirgaceae bacterium SG7u.111:
- a CDS encoding TonB-dependent receptor, translating to MGSLKTFCFGLCATDRGFLKGGNFLVCFLFLVSVAQAQFSLSGVVKDTDSQKPVANTDVFNKTTNQLAQTNGKGEFVLEGLKKGTYSIAIFGVGYNPQNIQVSLSSDTSIVVSLIGFSKELSEVVVSQQEEMSFSLSRLNPVEGTSIFAGKKSEVVLLSQSVGNLAANNARQIYSQVVGLNIYENSDAGLQLNIGGRGLDPNRTANFNTRQNGYDISADVLGYPESYYTPPAEALGQIQVVRGAASLQYGTQFGGLVNFKFKKPNPDKKIEWTSRQSVGSYGLFTSFNSLSGTVGKFSYYTYFNYKEGDGFRPNSNFDSKNFFGAFNYALGESTSISLETTYLKYLAKQSGGMTDSQFEEDPLFSNRERNWFEVDWKLFALKFKHKFSSKTDFSVNLFGLNAERNALGFRGDPKRPERNPITEMDDPEEFTRDLIKGQFNNWGAEARLLTRYNIQKKEAIFLIGAKYYQAQNYSEQGPGTSGFDANFNFATNDYPSYPHQSSFTFPNLNFALFGENIFMLSEKFSLTPGFRLEYINTQSEGQYTEVRYNNAGDEIFRKDTTDNRTLDRAFALLGLGASYRHSGNLELYGNISQNYRSVTFSDIRVVSPTFIIDPNIKDESGFTSDIGMRGKWKNYLSYDVGAYAVMYKDRIGTILESSGPNKGDRVRQNIGNALTFGVEAFAEWNVVETFGLDASRFKLSPFMNLALTDSEYLQSEENNVAGKKVEFIPAINLKTGLRFGYKNLMGNLQYTYLSEQFTDAENTPVPPKGDSREGIIGEIPAYSIMDFSLSYRVKKVKIETGVNNLLDEKYFTRRATGYPGPGIIPSSPRAYYLTLEFKI from the coding sequence TTGGGCAGTTTAAAGACATTTTGTTTCGGTCTGTGCGCCACAGACCGAGGCTTTTTGAAGGGGGGTAATTTTTTGGTCTGCTTTCTTTTCTTGGTTTCGGTGGCGCAAGCCCAGTTTTCCCTCTCGGGCGTGGTGAAAGATACCGACAGCCAAAAGCCCGTTGCCAACACCGATGTTTTCAATAAAACCACCAACCAGCTTGCCCAGACTAACGGAAAAGGTGAGTTTGTGCTTGAAGGACTAAAAAAAGGAACATACAGTATTGCCATTTTTGGCGTAGGCTACAATCCACAAAACATTCAGGTTTCCCTGTCTTCGGACACGTCTATCGTGGTTTCGTTAATAGGTTTCAGCAAAGAACTTTCAGAAGTGGTGGTGAGCCAGCAGGAGGAAATGAGTTTTAGCCTAAGCCGCTTAAATCCCGTGGAGGGCACGTCAATTTTTGCTGGGAAAAAGTCGGAAGTAGTGCTGCTCAGCCAGTCGGTGGGGAACTTGGCAGCTAATAATGCGAGGCAAATCTACTCGCAAGTGGTGGGGCTGAATATCTATGAAAACAGCGATGCGGGTTTGCAGCTCAATATTGGCGGGCGTGGGCTTGACCCCAACCGAACAGCAAATTTCAACACAAGGCAAAATGGGTATGACATTAGTGCAGATGTGCTGGGCTACCCCGAAAGTTATTATACCCCTCCAGCCGAAGCTTTAGGGCAAATCCAAGTGGTTCGTGGGGCGGCTTCTTTGCAGTACGGAACGCAGTTTGGCGGCTTGGTCAATTTTAAGTTCAAAAAGCCAAATCCCGATAAGAAGATAGAATGGACTTCTCGACAGTCAGTGGGTTCTTATGGTCTTTTTACCAGCTTCAACAGCCTTTCTGGCACGGTAGGGAAATTCAGTTATTACACTTATTTCAACTACAAAGAAGGCGATGGCTTTCGCCCAAATTCAAATTTCGATTCCAAAAATTTCTTTGGTGCATTCAACTATGCCTTGGGCGAGTCAACTTCTATTTCCTTAGAAACAACTTATTTGAAGTACTTGGCAAAGCAATCGGGCGGTATGACCGATTCGCAGTTTGAAGAAGACCCTTTGTTTAGCAACCGTGAGCGAAATTGGTTTGAGGTAGATTGGAAACTTTTTGCCCTCAAATTCAAACACAAATTTTCATCTAAAACAGACTTTAGTGTAAACCTATTTGGGTTGAATGCGGAACGAAATGCACTTGGCTTCCGAGGCGATCCGAAGCGGCCTGAGCGAAACCCGATCACCGAAATGGATGATCCAGAAGAGTTTACTCGTGACCTTATAAAAGGGCAATTCAACAACTGGGGAGCAGAAGCGAGGTTGCTCACGAGATACAATATCCAAAAGAAAGAGGCTATTTTCCTGATTGGGGCGAAATATTACCAAGCTCAGAATTACTCCGAGCAAGGGCCAGGGACTAGTGGTTTCGATGCAAATTTTAACTTTGCCACGAATGATTATCCTTCGTACCCACACCAATCTTCTTTTACTTTCCCCAACCTGAACTTTGCCCTTTTTGGAGAAAACATTTTTATGCTCAGCGAAAAGTTCTCGCTAACGCCAGGGTTTAGGTTGGAATACATCAACACCCAGTCGGAAGGGCAATACACCGAGGTGCGCTACAACAATGCTGGCGACGAGATATTCAGAAAGGATACCACTGACAACCGAACCCTCGACCGAGCTTTTGCACTGCTTGGCTTGGGAGCAAGCTACCGCCATTCCGGAAATTTGGAATTGTACGGAAATATTTCCCAAAACTATCGTTCGGTCACTTTTAGTGATATCAGAGTGGTAAGCCCGACGTTTATCATCGATCCAAACATAAAAGATGAAAGCGGATTTACCAGCGACATTGGAATGCGGGGAAAATGGAAAAACTATCTTTCTTACGATGTGGGCGCATACGCCGTTATGTACAAAGACCGAATAGGTACTATCCTAGAAAGTTCTGGTCCGAACAAGGGTGATCGAGTGAGGCAAAATATTGGGAATGCTCTCACTTTTGGAGTAGAGGCTTTTGCCGAGTGGAATGTGGTAGAAACTTTCGGTTTGGATGCCAGCAGGTTCAAGCTCAGCCCGTTTATGAACCTTGCGCTTACCGATTCGGAATATTTGCAGAGCGAAGAAAATAATGTGGCTGGCAAAAAAGTAGAATTCATTCCTGCCATCAACCTAAAAACAGGGTTGCGATTTGGCTACAAAAACCTGATGGGTAATCTCCAGTACACTTACCTCAGCGAGCAATTTACGGATGCTGAGAACACGCCAGTTCCCCCCAAAGGCGATAGCCGTGAGGGAATAATTGGGGAAATTCCTGCGTATAGCATCATGGACTTTTCTCTTTCTTACCGAGTGAAAAAGGTGAAAATAGAGACTGGGGTTAATAATTTACTCGACGAGAAATATTTTACTCGCAGGGCAACGGGCTACCCTGGCCCAGGCATTATTCCATCTTCTCCAAGGGCGTATTATTTGACGTTGGAGTTTAAGATTTGA
- a CDS encoding HTTM domain-containing protein: MNIALKTYFQTPTKAAPLAVFRVFFGVMMFLSVVRFWANGWIEKLYIQPKFFFSYYGFEFIKPLGNYTYILFIVSGISALAIALGYRYKAAIITFFLSFTYIELMDKTTYLNHYYFISILSFLLIFLPANAYFSLDARRNKKLAFQYVPRWTIDSLKLLIGIVYFYAGLAKLNSDWLFSAMPLKIWLPSRYDLPLLGDFLHQEWLIFAFSWSGAIYDLCIPFLLLWKRTRLIAFAFVVIFHVLTRLLFPIGMFPFIMIVSALIFFDAKLHEQLLSTLAKLLKTSKSNFDNQRKLITNSAVANKLKMAVLALFFLFQIAFPFRHLAYPGELFWTEEGFRFSWRVMLIEKVGYAQFKVVDGVKKESFHVDNSDFLSSFQEKQMSTQSDFMLQYAHFLKEHFESQGHQQVEIYVESYVALNGRRSQPFIDSSVNLAAQKESFKHKQWILPFQDEIKGL, from the coding sequence ATGAACATTGCACTCAAAACATATTTCCAAACACCTACGAAAGCTGCCCCTTTGGCAGTTTTTCGTGTTTTTTTTGGTGTCATGATGTTCTTGAGCGTAGTTCGGTTTTGGGCTAATGGCTGGATTGAAAAACTATATATCCAACCCAAATTTTTCTTTTCTTACTACGGTTTCGAATTCATAAAACCCCTAGGGAATTACACCTACATTTTATTTATAGTAAGCGGTATTTCGGCACTAGCTATCGCCTTGGGTTACCGTTACAAAGCTGCTATCATCACCTTTTTCCTCAGCTTCACCTACATAGAGCTGATGGACAAAACCACCTACCTCAACCATTATTACTTTATAAGCATCCTTAGTTTTTTGCTCATCTTCTTGCCTGCTAACGCTTATTTTTCGCTCGACGCAAGGCGAAATAAAAAACTAGCGTTCCAGTATGTTCCCCGCTGGACCATCGATTCGCTAAAGCTTCTCATCGGGATAGTGTATTTCTATGCTGGGCTGGCTAAGCTCAATTCGGACTGGCTTTTTTCCGCCATGCCGCTCAAAATTTGGCTGCCTTCCCGATACGACCTTCCCCTGCTCGGCGACTTTCTTCACCAAGAATGGCTCATTTTTGCCTTTAGCTGGAGTGGCGCTATTTACGATTTGTGCATCCCTTTTTTATTGCTTTGGAAAAGGACAAGGCTTATTGCATTTGCCTTCGTCGTCATTTTCCATGTGCTTACACGCCTGCTCTTTCCCATTGGCATGTTTCCGTTCATCATGATTGTGAGTGCACTGATTTTCTTCGATGCCAAGCTACACGAACAGCTCCTTTCCACTTTGGCCAAACTATTGAAAACAAGCAAATCTAACTTCGATAACCAACGCAAATTAATTACCAACAGTGCTGTGGCAAACAAGCTCAAAATGGCAGTGCTCGCACTTTTTTTCCTGTTCCAAATTGCCTTCCCGTTCAGGCACTTGGCGTACCCAGGAGAGCTTTTTTGGACAGAAGAAGGCTTCCGCTTTTCGTGGAGGGTGATGCTGATAGAAAAAGTAGGCTATGCCCAGTTTAAGGTGGTAGATGGGGTGAAAAAGGAAAGTTTTCATGTAGATAATTCCGATTTCCTCAGCTCTTTCCAAGAGAAGCAGATGTCCACCCAATCGGATTTTATGCTGCAATATGCCCATTTTCTCAAAGAGCATTTTGAAAGCCAAGGGCACCAACAAGTAGAAATATATGTGGAAAGTTACGTCGCCCTTAACGGCAGGCGAAGCCAACCCTTCATAGATAGCTCAGTGAATCTTGCTGCGCAAAAAGAATCATTCAAACACAAACAGTGGATACTTCCATTCCAAGATGAAATTAAAGGTTTATAA
- a CDS encoding imelysin family protein, protein MRKASTLLLICIIPFFCTLFSCSEKKAEEPEKDNFDRQAMLTNWADNIIIPAYEAYVVTTADLVAAKDAFVNEPSETKLQTLKATWLSAYTAWQKVSMFEIGKAEELTLRDYTNIFPTNAAEIDANLQSGTWNLALPSTRVQQGFPALDYLLHGLAATEAETTTLFSTNENHRNYLSDVTDRIHSLADQVLKDWKGGYREAFIAESGSSANSSVNKLVNDYLFYYEKFLRAGKIGIPAGVFSNQPLSDNVEAFYNKDVSKSLFITSLQASYDFFLGKHFSGGSTGESLKSYLDFLNTITNGESLSKEISSKFENALSKGNLLGDNLYQEVETNNQAMLATYDALQEIVILMKVDMFQALNIKVDYVDADGD, encoded by the coding sequence ATGAGAAAGGCATCTACTTTATTACTAATATGTATCATACCCTTCTTCTGCACTCTTTTTTCTTGTAGCGAAAAAAAAGCAGAAGAGCCTGAAAAAGATAATTTCGACAGGCAAGCAATGCTCACCAACTGGGCAGATAATATCATTATCCCTGCCTACGAAGCGTATGTGGTTACAACTGCCGACTTGGTTGCAGCAAAAGACGCTTTTGTAAACGAGCCTAGCGAAACGAAGCTCCAAACCTTAAAAGCTACTTGGCTTTCGGCTTATACGGCTTGGCAGAAAGTATCAATGTTTGAAATAGGCAAAGCCGAAGAGCTCACGCTCAGGGATTATACCAATATTTTTCCCACTAATGCGGCAGAAATTGATGCAAACCTCCAGTCGGGAACTTGGAACTTGGCCCTGCCTTCCACTAGGGTGCAGCAAGGATTTCCAGCCCTCGATTACCTCCTCCACGGTTTGGCGGCTACCGAAGCAGAAACTACAACCCTTTTTAGTACCAACGAAAACCACCGCAACTACCTCAGTGATGTGACGGACAGAATCCATTCCCTTGCCGACCAAGTGCTGAAAGACTGGAAAGGCGGCTACCGCGAAGCGTTCATAGCGGAAAGTGGCTCAAGTGCCAACAGCTCGGTGAACAAATTGGTAAACGATTACCTTTTTTACTACGAAAAGTTTTTGCGAGCTGGAAAAATCGGTATTCCTGCAGGAGTATTTTCCAACCAGCCTCTCAGCGATAACGTTGAGGCTTTTTACAATAAAGATGTTTCTAAAAGCCTTTTCATCACCTCGCTTCAGGCGTCCTATGATTTTTTCCTTGGAAAGCATTTCAGTGGCGGAAGTACTGGCGAAAGCCTTAAGTCGTACCTCGATTTTCTTAACACCATCACCAATGGAGAGTCACTGAGCAAAGAGATTTCAAGCAAATTTGAAAATGCGCTCAGCAAGGGAAACCTACTTGGCGACAACTTGTACCAAGAAGTAGAAACTAATAATCAGGCAATGCTCGCCACCTACGATGCTCTTCAGGAGATTGTCATTCTGATGAAAGTGGATATGTTCCAAGCTCTGAATATTAAAGTAGATTATGTAGATGCCGACGGGGACTGA
- a CDS encoding DUF4856 domain-containing protein, translated as MLKRYFLLLAIAALVISCDNDDEPKPEVVAPATYTFERNGQSTVSFDGQTTRIQMGEELIGKMKDFSATETLLLEMFRNETEAGGDANPFESADLNAATKNIKSKTAASVDFFSANVSEASEIKAQFETWIKEQVSEVFPNQNTVAAPGVAGQIADGSSTRYVNAQGLEYNQLVNKSLIGALMLDQIANNYLGTAVLDEASNREDNTNGTPAEGKSYTNMEHKWDEAYGYLYGTSADAANPNATIGADDNFLNKYVGRVESDEDFAGIAAEIFDAFKLGRAAIEAGEYTLRDEQAAIIRKKLSEVIAIRAVHYLQAGKAALPTDRGNSALYGSAFHDLSEGYGFIYSLRFTRMPDSSEPYFTKAEVDGFLSQLLGDGTNGLWDVETTTLDDISTKIAAKFDFTVEQTN; from the coding sequence ATGCTCAAGAGATATTTTTTACTATTAGCTATTGCTGCGCTGGTTATTTCATGCGATAACGACGACGAACCAAAGCCAGAGGTGGTAGCCCCTGCTACTTATACTTTTGAAAGAAATGGACAAAGCACTGTTTCTTTCGACGGGCAAACTACTAGAATACAGATGGGTGAAGAGTTGATAGGAAAAATGAAAGATTTTTCTGCGACAGAAACTCTTTTGTTGGAGATGTTTAGAAATGAGACCGAAGCTGGCGGAGATGCCAACCCATTTGAAAGTGCAGATCTTAACGCTGCTACCAAAAATATCAAAAGTAAAACAGCTGCATCAGTCGACTTTTTCTCTGCAAATGTATCTGAAGCGAGTGAGATAAAAGCTCAGTTTGAAACGTGGATAAAAGAGCAAGTGAGTGAAGTATTTCCCAACCAAAATACTGTTGCTGCCCCAGGCGTGGCCGGGCAAATTGCCGATGGAAGTTCGACTCGCTATGTAAACGCACAAGGCTTGGAATACAACCAGTTGGTGAACAAATCATTAATTGGTGCGCTCATGCTCGATCAAATAGCCAACAACTACCTTGGCACAGCTGTGCTTGACGAAGCTTCTAACCGAGAAGATAACACCAACGGCACTCCTGCCGAAGGAAAAAGCTATACGAATATGGAGCACAAATGGGACGAGGCGTATGGCTACCTCTACGGAACTTCTGCCGATGCCGCCAACCCAAATGCTACCATTGGCGCAGATGATAATTTCCTCAATAAATACGTGGGAAGGGTAGAAAGTGACGAAGATTTTGCGGGGATTGCTGCTGAAATTTTTGATGCTTTTAAACTAGGGCGTGCTGCGATAGAAGCTGGAGAATACACGCTTCGCGACGAGCAGGCTGCTATTATAAGGAAAAAGCTTTCTGAAGTAATCGCTATCCGTGCCGTACATTATTTGCAAGCAGGTAAAGCGGCACTTCCAACTGACCGTGGCAACTCTGCGCTTTACGGAAGTGCTTTCCACGATCTTTCTGAAGGTTACGGGTTTATTTATAGCCTTCGTTTCACTCGCATGCCTGATTCAAGCGAGCCTTATTTCACCAAAGCAGAAGTGGATGGTTTCCTTAGTCAATTGCTAGGAGACGGAACCAACGGGCTTTGGGATGTAGAGACTACCACCCTTGATGATATTTCAACCAAAATTGCTGCAAAGTTTGACTTTACTGTGGAGCAAACCAACTAA
- a CDS encoding fibronectin type III domain-containing protein yields MLTLRNICSLLLVWGLCTTCFGQKPTLLIKPFLQDASPSSIVVKWETSMGEESVVEYGTNPKLGKKAKGVAYPINYSESRIHEVELTGLDRMKMYYYRVKTGKMVSEIHQFKTPPFASDKKAFRLVAMSDMQEDNSYPDKFEELINDGLLSYLKKEYGGEVPENVALMMIPGDLVSTGTVYEQWKRDFFDPGSKLFSQVPIYPVPGNHEKNSIYFFKYFTLPRNGSPAYDEHWWHKDYGNIRIIGMDSNEGYRTQDQLEWLEDVLEKTGSNDSIDFVFAQMHHPYKSEMWLVGEEEFTGKAVKILEEFSSETGKPSIHFFGHTHAYSRGQSRDHKHLWVNVATAGGNIDYWGEFAQRNYEEFTVTQDEYGFVMVDVDPNNGDPKLTVRRYSRGNENKFRNNELRDSVTVWRFDKKPATPSLLSPKMKEKIPYRNIILKASDFESELNGAEHGASQWQVAESKDFEKPLIDNWKQYEDWYAYQNLQKADDLTDEKIHVLRPATTYFWRVRYRDKNLNWSEWSETFSFTTTEEEE; encoded by the coding sequence ATGCTTACACTCAGAAATATATGTAGCCTACTATTGGTATGGGGACTATGTACCACTTGCTTTGGGCAAAAGCCTACACTTCTAATTAAGCCCTTTCTACAAGATGCAAGTCCAAGCTCCATAGTGGTGAAGTGGGAAACTTCCATGGGTGAGGAAAGTGTGGTAGAATACGGTACGAACCCTAAATTGGGTAAAAAAGCCAAAGGTGTGGCTTACCCAATCAATTACTCAGAGTCTAGAATCCATGAGGTGGAACTCACCGGACTTGATAGGATGAAAATGTATTATTACCGTGTGAAAACGGGTAAAATGGTCTCTGAGATTCACCAGTTTAAAACGCCTCCTTTTGCCTCGGACAAAAAAGCTTTCAGGTTAGTAGCTATGAGCGACATGCAAGAGGACAACAGCTACCCCGACAAGTTTGAAGAGTTGATAAACGACGGGTTGTTGAGTTACCTAAAGAAAGAATACGGTGGCGAAGTTCCCGAAAATGTAGCACTGATGATGATCCCTGGAGATTTGGTAAGCACCGGAACAGTTTACGAACAGTGGAAAAGAGATTTTTTTGATCCGGGAAGTAAGCTTTTCTCCCAAGTACCTATTTACCCTGTACCTGGCAACCATGAGAAAAACTCAATCTATTTCTTCAAATATTTTACCCTACCGAGAAATGGAAGCCCTGCTTATGACGAGCACTGGTGGCATAAAGATTATGGCAATATCCGAATCATCGGTATGGATTCCAACGAAGGCTACCGAACACAAGATCAACTGGAATGGCTAGAAGATGTGTTGGAAAAAACTGGCAGTAACGATTCCATAGACTTTGTTTTTGCCCAAATGCACCACCCATACAAGTCGGAAATGTGGCTGGTAGGGGAAGAAGAGTTTACGGGAAAAGCCGTGAAAATACTAGAAGAATTTAGTTCCGAAACTGGCAAGCCTAGTATCCATTTCTTTGGACACACTCATGCGTATTCGAGGGGGCAATCGAGAGACCATAAGCACCTTTGGGTTAATGTGGCCACTGCTGGGGGGAACATCGATTATTGGGGTGAATTTGCCCAAAGAAACTACGAAGAGTTTACCGTAACACAAGATGAATATGGCTTTGTGATGGTGGATGTAGATCCTAACAACGGCGACCCTAAATTGACAGTGAGAAGGTACAGCCGAGGCAATGAAAACAAATTCAGGAATAACGAATTGCGGGACAGCGTTACCGTGTGGCGATTTGATAAAAAGCCTGCTACTCCTTCACTTCTTTCCCCGAAAATGAAGGAAAAAATCCCTTACAGAAATATCATCCTAAAAGCCAGTGATTTCGAAAGTGAGCTAAACGGTGCGGAACACGGGGCAAGTCAATGGCAAGTAGCCGAAAGCAAGGATTTTGAAAAGCCTTTAATAGACAATTGGAAGCAATATGAAGATTGGTATGCCTACCAAAACCTCCAAAAAGCTGATGACCTGACCGATGAAAAAATTCATGTATTGAGACCTGCTACCACTTACTTTTGGAGAGTCCGCTACCGTGACAAGAACTTGAACTGGAGCGAGTGGTCAGAAACATTTTCATTCACTACCACCGAAGAGGAGGAATAG
- a CDS encoding SpoIIE family protein phosphatase yields the protein MRFFILLLFLSGAAIAQDKSIGTVIDENGIAIANVKVSVNNTGYSISDEQGSFDYTLPAGSTKPTEIAISATGFEMKIWKFEEEQLKVTVRPVSYLLIGKALDVNGDPIPNAQVLLNESEKVGPVKAKSNGVFSMNIPPNIRVGKETKFLVNRTAIDSDGISFEEKGGILVLQMPIKTFTVVCYNDTSLPAVGLEVTVKGKTYTTDSQGGFKVKLAKPKSYPFTFEEFEIADTYFLESDNHITLYLKKKNSTETPGVASPILEEGGDGSVVVVVAEDTLVAAYADDFNYIINELELEKQQLIQKSNELRTEMEKIVDKLNQEGELTDEQIQELHGQLQRLESALIETDVAYEDAQVKTKAIIDRMNNVILKKDSVNVATQQQVEVITDEKRKVEEKFELGMLIFVVIVLSLASIALIFFITGKKIRKQKNELELVNKELANTTDQLRESITEINAQKSEIQKQAEVLQQLNEDVNLKNKKITDNMRYALTVQKAILPSPISLKNYLKDHFITFFPKDIVSGDFYWFNHLPSQNGHGERAYIAAVDCTGHGVSGAFMSMVGNMMLNEIIDQKKIYEPASILRELNKSVREGLRQEEKVNDDGMDICLCMIERQKDGTTKAVFTGAKRPLILFDAESKEVRVFKGDIKSVGGRQNKNKQFTNNEIILKENDALYLTSDGLVDQNNNSREKFGTKRFLSLLEEVGKLPMEEQRGILEAALKDHQGDTEQRDDILVLGVRV from the coding sequence ATGAGATTTTTCATCCTTTTGTTATTCCTCAGTGGTGCAGCCATTGCGCAAGATAAAAGTATTGGAACTGTGATAGATGAGAATGGTATTGCCATTGCTAATGTGAAAGTTAGTGTGAATAACACGGGCTATTCCATTTCTGATGAGCAAGGCAGTTTTGATTATACTTTGCCAGCAGGTAGCACTAAGCCTACAGAAATAGCTATTTCGGCTACGGGCTTCGAAATGAAAATATGGAAGTTCGAGGAAGAGCAGTTGAAGGTAACCGTTCGCCCTGTGAGCTATCTTTTGATAGGAAAAGCGTTGGACGTGAATGGGGATCCGATTCCCAATGCGCAAGTGCTTTTGAATGAGAGCGAAAAAGTAGGCCCTGTAAAGGCAAAGAGCAACGGTGTTTTTTCCATGAATATTCCTCCAAATATCCGGGTAGGGAAAGAAACTAAGTTTTTGGTGAACAGAACAGCTATTGATTCAGACGGAATAAGCTTCGAAGAAAAAGGGGGGATTCTTGTATTGCAAATGCCTATAAAGACCTTTACTGTGGTTTGTTATAACGATACTAGCCTACCTGCTGTCGGTCTTGAAGTAACCGTGAAAGGGAAAACCTACACTACCGATTCGCAAGGAGGTTTTAAAGTAAAGCTTGCGAAGCCCAAGTCATATCCTTTTACTTTTGAAGAATTTGAAATTGCAGATACCTATTTCCTAGAATCTGACAATCATATCACCTTATACCTTAAGAAAAAGAATTCGACCGAAACTCCTGGAGTAGCATCGCCAATTTTGGAAGAAGGTGGCGATGGGTCGGTAGTAGTTGTGGTAGCTGAAGATACCTTAGTCGCTGCTTACGCCGATGACTTCAATTACATTATTAATGAATTGGAGCTTGAAAAACAGCAATTAATTCAGAAAAGTAATGAATTAAGAACTGAAATGGAGAAAATTGTGGATAAGCTAAACCAAGAGGGTGAGCTTACCGACGAACAAATCCAAGAGTTACACGGACAATTGCAAAGGCTAGAAAGTGCACTCATAGAAACGGATGTTGCTTATGAAGATGCCCAAGTAAAAACCAAGGCGATCATCGATAGGATGAACAATGTGATTTTGAAAAAGGATTCGGTGAACGTGGCTACCCAACAGCAAGTGGAGGTAATTACCGATGAGAAGAGAAAAGTGGAGGAGAAGTTTGAACTTGGGATGCTGATTTTTGTAGTTATTGTTCTTTCCCTCGCTTCTATTGCCTTGATCTTCTTTATTACTGGTAAGAAAATCAGAAAGCAGAAAAATGAGCTTGAATTGGTGAATAAAGAGTTGGCAAATACTACTGACCAACTAAGAGAATCGATTACAGAAATAAATGCACAAAAATCGGAGATTCAAAAACAAGCGGAAGTTCTTCAGCAATTGAACGAAGATGTGAACTTGAAGAACAAGAAAATCACTGATAATATGCGTTATGCACTTACGGTGCAAAAGGCTATTTTGCCTTCTCCTATTAGCTTGAAAAATTATCTGAAAGACCATTTTATTACCTTTTTTCCAAAAGATATTGTTTCGGGAGACTTCTATTGGTTTAACCATTTGCCAAGTCAGAATGGGCATGGGGAAAGGGCTTACATAGCTGCGGTTGATTGTACCGGTCATGGTGTTTCAGGAGCGTTCATGTCCATGGTTGGAAACATGATGCTCAACGAGATTATTGACCAGAAGAAAATATATGAGCCAGCCAGTATTTTGCGAGAGTTGAATAAAAGTGTGAGGGAAGGCTTGAGGCAAGAAGAAAAAGTGAACGATGATGGAATGGACATTTGCCTCTGTATGATAGAAAGGCAAAAAGACGGAACGACCAAGGCTGTATTTACGGGTGCGAAAAGACCGCTCATTTTATTTGACGCAGAAAGCAAAGAGGTGAGGGTGTTCAAAGGAGATATTAAAAGTGTGGGTGGAAGGCAAAATAAGAATAAACAATTTACTAACAACGAAATTATTCTAAAAGAAAATGACGCTCTCTATCTAACATCAGATGGTTTGGTAGATCAGAATAATAATAGCAGAGAGAAATTTGGTACGAAGCGTTTCCTAAGTCTGTTGGAAGAGGTGGGCAAGTTGCCAATGGAAGAACAAAGAGGAATTCTAGAAGCTGCTCTGAAAGATCATCAGGGAGATACTGAACAACGAGATGACATCCTTGTGTTAGGCGTAAGGGTTTAA